The following proteins come from a genomic window of Doryrhamphus excisus isolate RoL2022-K1 chromosome 12, RoL_Dexc_1.0, whole genome shotgun sequence:
- the LOC131139097 gene encoding homeodomain-interacting protein kinase 2-like isoform X1, whose product MIRLTQEERAVACWLRRRHVRTFLTSALHRSTDDTGCSSEEETHDLDEMEGSIVKSNTSFYHIQKLLDRGTSSHVFKCHNLGLSKNVALKVHKNYALFENEIDMQEIVSVLDPEKKSIVEFIETFTFNGHPCLVFELLDTSLFSMVYDKRWKTFSPNDIRPVAQQLLTAFEALKSIGVIHTDLKSDNIMLVDHTVQPFRVKLIDFGLSITTSEAPLSFGVALQPMGNRAPEVALGLPFSEAIDMWSLGCVLSFLYLGNYLFLANSNYNMLRSMIEVVGRIPDHLLSASKNTHKYFKKNTRDNDGDHPKWRLMTEKEYQDKTGVRPEGLPWTFKCLEDLMTLKPHVNESIEMEDRKAFVDLLKCLLHMDPEQRITPEEALKHPFLTMSHLCEHKNTSPYVIDSYDKMKFCPVNDFHKEHSGPKPKPDPVVSPKNWRQKFCPFLRTKKTDEPVPDGSAPHIKLKIRWQNLCQFFRTKSRPDPLALDANSSPGLSSRGLGPQLQSNKTWCKKIFHFFRMNQIGPEPDRRPVHQSVSPVKVHKPDGDHKCCAAIESPQVNAESSPDKKDAKKGEPQQAKDESAAMKNKTKVDLKTTRVAAKNCRNMTFDLDYLNHRRKNANQKTKKSNS is encoded by the exons ATGATTCGG CTCACGCAGGAGGAGCGCGCCGTCGCATGTTGGCTGAGAAGAAGACATGTCCGCACCTTTTTGACCTCCGCACTCCACAGATCCACAGATGACACAG GGTGTTCTTCCGAAGAGGAAACCCACGACCTGGATGAGATGGAAGGTTCCATCGTGAAGAGCAACACCAGTTTCTACCACATCCAGAAACTTTTGGATCGAGGAACCAGCAGCCACGTCTTCAAATGTCACAACTTGGGGTTGTCAAAGAACGTGGCCCTGAAAGTTCACAAAAACTACGCCTTATTTGAAAATGAG ATCGACATGCAGGAGATTGTGAGCGTGCTGGACCCGGAAAAGAAGAGCATCGTGGAGTTCATCGAGACGTTCACCTTCAACGGACACCCTTGTCTGGTCTTTGAGCTGCTGGACACCAGCTTGTTCAGCATGGTCTACGACAAGCGCTGGAAGACCTTCTCACCCAACGACATCCGACCGGTTGCCCAGCAG TTGCTGACGGCCTTCGAAGCCCTGAAGAGCATCGGCGTGATCCACACGGACCTGAAGTCGGACAACATCATGCTCGTGGaccacaccgtgcagcccttcaggGTCAAGCTCATCGACTTTGGCTTGTCCATCACCACCTCCGAAGCGCCGCTCAGTTTCGGCGTGGCCCTGCAGCCCATGGGCAACAG AGCGCCCGAAGTCGCCCTGGGTCTTCCCTTCTCCGAGGCCATCGACATGTGGTCTCTGGGCTGCGTCCTGTCCTTCCTGTACCTCGGCAACTACCTCTTCTTGGCCAACTCCAACTACAACATG CTGCGCAGCATGATCGAGGTGGTCGGTCGGATTCCTGATCATCTCCTCAGCGCCAGCAAAAACACtcacaaatatttcaagaagAACACCCGAGACAATGACGGCGATCACCCAAAATGGCGACTGATG ACGGAGAAGGAGTACCAGGATAAAACCGGCGTCCGTCCTGAGGGCTTACCGTGGACCTTCAAATGTTTGGAGGACCTGATGACA CTTAAACCGCATGTGAATGAGTCCATCGAGATGGAGGACCGCAAGGCCTTTGTGGACCTCCTCAAGTGTCTTCTCCACATGGACCCCGAGCAGAGGATCACCCCCGAGGAGGCCCTCAAGCACCCCTTCCTGACCATGAGCCACCTCTGTGAGCACAAGAACACCAGCCCTTA TGTGATTGACAGCTATGACAAGATGAAGTTCTGTCCAGTCAATGACTTCCATAAGGAACATAGCGGTCCTAAGCCCAAGCCGGATCCGGTCGTCAGCCCCAAGAACTGGCGGCAAAAATTCTGTCCTTTCTTGAGGACCAAAAAGACCGATGAGCCTGTCCCGGACGGTTCTGCGCCTCACATCAAGCTGAAGATCAGGTGGCAGAATCTCTGTCAGTTCTTCAGGACCAAGAGCAGACCCGATCCGCTTGCACTCGATGCCAACAGTTCTCCTGGTCTCAGTTCCCGTGGTCTCGGTCCACAGCTCCAGTCGAACAAAACGTGGTGCAAAAAAATCTTTCACTTCTTCCGAATGAACCAGATCGGTCCAGAACCGGACCGCCGTCCTGTCCATCAAAGTGTGAGCCCCGTGAAGGTCCACAAACCAGACGGGGACCACAAATGTTGTGCCGCAATCGAGTCGCCACAAGTTAACGCCGAGTCGTCACCAGATAAAAAAGACGCAAAAAAAGGCGAGCCACAGCAAGCGAAAGACGAGTCGGCGGCCATGAAAAATAAGACCAAAGTCGACTTGAAGACAACTCGAGTGGCGGCTAAAAATTGCAGgaacatgacctttgacctggacTACCTCAACCATCGCAGGAAAAATgccaatcaaaaaacaaaaaagtcaaactctTAG
- the LOC131139097 gene encoding homeodomain-interacting protein kinase 2-like isoform X2: MTQSAFSPYSSGCSSEEETHDLDEMEGSIVKSNTSFYHIQKLLDRGTSSHVFKCHNLGLSKNVALKVHKNYALFENEIDMQEIVSVLDPEKKSIVEFIETFTFNGHPCLVFELLDTSLFSMVYDKRWKTFSPNDIRPVAQQLLTAFEALKSIGVIHTDLKSDNIMLVDHTVQPFRVKLIDFGLSITTSEAPLSFGVALQPMGNRAPEVALGLPFSEAIDMWSLGCVLSFLYLGNYLFLANSNYNMLRSMIEVVGRIPDHLLSASKNTHKYFKKNTRDNDGDHPKWRLMTEKEYQDKTGVRPEGLPWTFKCLEDLMTLKPHVNESIEMEDRKAFVDLLKCLLHMDPEQRITPEEALKHPFLTMSHLCEHKNTSPYVIDSYDKMKFCPVNDFHKEHSGPKPKPDPVVSPKNWRQKFCPFLRTKKTDEPVPDGSAPHIKLKIRWQNLCQFFRTKSRPDPLALDANSSPGLSSRGLGPQLQSNKTWCKKIFHFFRMNQIGPEPDRRPVHQSVSPVKVHKPDGDHKCCAAIESPQVNAESSPDKKDAKKGEPQQAKDESAAMKNKTKVDLKTTRVAAKNCRNMTFDLDYLNHRRKNANQKTKKSNS, translated from the exons ATGACACAG TCTGCCTTCTCTCCATATTCTTCAGGGTGTTCTTCCGAAGAGGAAACCCACGACCTGGATGAGATGGAAGGTTCCATCGTGAAGAGCAACACCAGTTTCTACCACATCCAGAAACTTTTGGATCGAGGAACCAGCAGCCACGTCTTCAAATGTCACAACTTGGGGTTGTCAAAGAACGTGGCCCTGAAAGTTCACAAAAACTACGCCTTATTTGAAAATGAG ATCGACATGCAGGAGATTGTGAGCGTGCTGGACCCGGAAAAGAAGAGCATCGTGGAGTTCATCGAGACGTTCACCTTCAACGGACACCCTTGTCTGGTCTTTGAGCTGCTGGACACCAGCTTGTTCAGCATGGTCTACGACAAGCGCTGGAAGACCTTCTCACCCAACGACATCCGACCGGTTGCCCAGCAG TTGCTGACGGCCTTCGAAGCCCTGAAGAGCATCGGCGTGATCCACACGGACCTGAAGTCGGACAACATCATGCTCGTGGaccacaccgtgcagcccttcaggGTCAAGCTCATCGACTTTGGCTTGTCCATCACCACCTCCGAAGCGCCGCTCAGTTTCGGCGTGGCCCTGCAGCCCATGGGCAACAG AGCGCCCGAAGTCGCCCTGGGTCTTCCCTTCTCCGAGGCCATCGACATGTGGTCTCTGGGCTGCGTCCTGTCCTTCCTGTACCTCGGCAACTACCTCTTCTTGGCCAACTCCAACTACAACATG CTGCGCAGCATGATCGAGGTGGTCGGTCGGATTCCTGATCATCTCCTCAGCGCCAGCAAAAACACtcacaaatatttcaagaagAACACCCGAGACAATGACGGCGATCACCCAAAATGGCGACTGATG ACGGAGAAGGAGTACCAGGATAAAACCGGCGTCCGTCCTGAGGGCTTACCGTGGACCTTCAAATGTTTGGAGGACCTGATGACA CTTAAACCGCATGTGAATGAGTCCATCGAGATGGAGGACCGCAAGGCCTTTGTGGACCTCCTCAAGTGTCTTCTCCACATGGACCCCGAGCAGAGGATCACCCCCGAGGAGGCCCTCAAGCACCCCTTCCTGACCATGAGCCACCTCTGTGAGCACAAGAACACCAGCCCTTA TGTGATTGACAGCTATGACAAGATGAAGTTCTGTCCAGTCAATGACTTCCATAAGGAACATAGCGGTCCTAAGCCCAAGCCGGATCCGGTCGTCAGCCCCAAGAACTGGCGGCAAAAATTCTGTCCTTTCTTGAGGACCAAAAAGACCGATGAGCCTGTCCCGGACGGTTCTGCGCCTCACATCAAGCTGAAGATCAGGTGGCAGAATCTCTGTCAGTTCTTCAGGACCAAGAGCAGACCCGATCCGCTTGCACTCGATGCCAACAGTTCTCCTGGTCTCAGTTCCCGTGGTCTCGGTCCACAGCTCCAGTCGAACAAAACGTGGTGCAAAAAAATCTTTCACTTCTTCCGAATGAACCAGATCGGTCCAGAACCGGACCGCCGTCCTGTCCATCAAAGTGTGAGCCCCGTGAAGGTCCACAAACCAGACGGGGACCACAAATGTTGTGCCGCAATCGAGTCGCCACAAGTTAACGCCGAGTCGTCACCAGATAAAAAAGACGCAAAAAAAGGCGAGCCACAGCAAGCGAAAGACGAGTCGGCGGCCATGAAAAATAAGACCAAAGTCGACTTGAAGACAACTCGAGTGGCGGCTAAAAATTGCAGgaacatgacctttgacctggacTACCTCAACCATCGCAGGAAAAATgccaatcaaaaaacaaaaaagtcaaactctTAG